In Cicer arietinum cultivar CDC Frontier isolate Library 1 chromosome 7, Cicar.CDCFrontier_v2.0, whole genome shotgun sequence, the genomic window TTTTTGAACAAACATCTTCCTCAATTACCAACTTTGGGAGCAAGGCAAGATGCATTCAGTATAAATTTTGAATGGGACACTGATTTTGGAATTCCAGGAGCATTTTACATAAGAAATTATACACAAGCTGAATTCTTCCTTGTTAGTGTCACTCTTGAAGACATTCCTAACCGTGAAACTGTTCAATTTGTTTGCAATTCGTGGGTTTACAACTTCAAAAACTACAAAAAGGACCGTATCTTCTTCACCAATGATGTAAGAggcttaaatatttaaatatgaaaattgagCTCCATTGTGTTTCTTTCCATAATGTaaatgagaataaaaataaattgaatttatcaCAGACATATCTTCCAAGTCAAACACCAGCTTCATTACTTCACTATAGAGCAGAAGAGTTAGACAATCTAAGAGGAGATGGAACAGGAGAACGCAAAGAATGGGAAAGAATCTATGATTATGATATTTATAACGATTTGGGAAATCCAGATGGTGGTGACAAATTTGTCCGTCCAGTACTCGGAGGGTCTAGCACCTATCCCTATCCTCGTAGGGTTAGAAGTGGCAGAAAACCAACTAGGAAAGGTAAGTTTTTTGCATTATAACTTTTATTAGTTGGTTATTAATAATTCTATGTCTAATAAGATTGCAGGAGCATAATGTAATTGTATTTACAACATGTAACTAACTTTCTATTGTTTTATTAAGTATTAAGTAGGGAAATTTCTTAATCATACTATcacttaaaaaaagttataattgaccattcatatcaaatttataattttctccATTCACTctcatataataaatatatgtagttttgatgttcttattgttttttatatttattctattgctatttaatttttaacagaTCCTAAGAGTGAGAAACCAGGTGTAATTTATGTTCCAAGGGATGAAAACTTTGGTCACTTAAAGTCCTCAGACTTTCTTATTTATGGATTAAAATCACTGTCTCAAGATGTCTTGCCTCTATTTCAAGCTGTAATTTTTGACCTGAATTTCACGCCTAATGAGTTCGATAGCTTCGACGAAGTGAGGGGACTTTTTGAAGGTGGAATAAAACTTCCTACAGATATACTCAGCAAAATTAGTCCCCTACCAGCCCTTAAAGAAATCTTACGCACTGATGGTGAACAAGTCCTTAAGTTTCCACCACCTCATGTAATCCAAGGTAAATTAATCATCATAATTGGACCACCAATGTTTAACATGTTCCTTGTATTCACATTAGCAACTTACATTATATTAGTATCATACTAAGTAGCAACAAAAAACTTATACATTGTTtgaattaatctaatttgataatttttttattatcatgttGTTTTGACCAGTTAGCAAATCTGCATGGATGACTGATGAGGAATTTGGAAGAGAGATGGTTGCTGGTGTAAACCCTTGTGTCATTCGTCTTCTCCAAGTAAGTACCAAATGTATTTgtaatacttatttaaatatatattttttttttgtcaattacACAATactcacatttttttatttcaaaattattcacTAATACAACAGGAGTTTCCACCAAAAAGTACACTAGATACAATTGTCTATGGTGATCAATCTAGTACAATAACCAAAGAACACTTAGAGGTTAACCTTGGGGGACTTACCGTAGAAGAggtaataatataaatatatttcacaTAAAAGTCATTAATCAAAGTTATGAAATCATGTTACTGAAGTTAAATTTATGGAACAGGCACTTAATGGAAATAGATTATTCATCTTAGATTACCATGATGCATTTATGCCATATTTGGAGAGGATAAACTTAACTGCAAAGGCTTATGCCACTAGGACAATCTTGTTCTTGAAAGATGATGGGACTTTGAAGCCAGTGGCCATCGAATTAAGTTTGCCACACTCAAATGGAGTCCAATATGGTGCTGAAAGCAAAGTCTTCTTGCCTTCAGATGTAGGTGAAGAAAGTACAATATGGTTATTGGCCAAAGCTCATGTAATTGTAAATGATTCGTGCTATCATCAACTTATAAGTCATTGGTATGAACTCTGCTAAGCTATATCTACAAAGTAACTTTAGTTTGTAATGTATGGCATGTTTACTAATGAAATAAATCATGTGGTTGTAGGTTGAATACTCATGCAACGATTGAACCATTCATCATAGCAACAAATAGACATTTAAGTGTTCTTCACCCAATTAATAAACTTTTATATCCTCACTACCGTGACACAATAAATATCAATGGACTTGCTCGTCAAGCTCTAATCAATGCTGATGGCATTATAGAACAAACATTTTTGCCTGGACCAAATTCTGTTGAGATTTCTTCAGCAGTTTACAAGAATTGGGTTTTCACTGATCAAGCATTACCAGCCGATCTAATCAAAAGGTAATTTTTCACCAAGAATAATATCATCTAATTCTAATACATAAtacaaaataacattttcttCATCTTAAACAATAATACAATGTGTTTAAATAAAGCAATTCAAAAGATTTTTTCAAAATAGGTGCTTAGGATTAATAGTAAATAGACATTGCTATATAAAATATTAGGAGAAACTTGTTAATTGTTATTGACAACAAATTATTTGGTTGATTAAGAGGATTGGCTATTGAGGATTCATCTTCCCCACACGGCCTTCGCCTCGTGATACAGGACTACCCTTATGCAGTTGATGGACTAGAAATATGGGATGCTATTAAGACATGGGTCCAAGAGTATGCCTCCTTATATTATCCAACAGATGAG contains:
- the LOC101491931 gene encoding seed linoleate 9S-lipoxygenase, which produces MFGILNKGQKIKGTVVLMPKNVLDFNAITSIGKGGVLDAAGNLIGGLTSIVGGVVDTATAFLGRNVSMQLISATKTDASGKGLVGKETFLNKHLPQLPTLGARQDAFSINFEWDTDFGIPGAFYIRNYTQAEFFLVSVTLEDIPNRETVQFVCNSWVYNFKNYKKDRIFFTNDTYLPSQTPASLLHYRAEELDNLRGDGTGERKEWERIYDYDIYNDLGNPDGGDKFVRPVLGGSSTYPYPRRVRSGRKPTRKDPKSEKPGVIYVPRDENFGHLKSSDFLIYGLKSLSQDVLPLFQAVIFDLNFTPNEFDSFDEVRGLFEGGIKLPTDILSKISPLPALKEILRTDGEQVLKFPPPHVIQVSKSAWMTDEEFGREMVAGVNPCVIRLLQEFPPKSTLDTIVYGDQSSTITKEHLEVNLGGLTVEEALNGNRLFILDYHDAFMPYLERINLTAKAYATRTILFLKDDGTLKPVAIELSLPHSNGVQYGAESKVFLPSDVGEESTIWLLAKAHVIVNDSCYHQLISHWLNTHATIEPFIIATNRHLSVLHPINKLLYPHYRDTININGLARQALINADGIIEQTFLPGPNSVEISSAVYKNWVFTDQALPADLIKRGLAIEDSSSPHGLRLVIQDYPYAVDGLEIWDAIKTWVQEYASLYYPTDEAVQKDTELQTWWKEAVEKGHGDLKDKPWWPKMQTLQDLVQSCSIIIWTASALHAAVNFGQYPYGGYILNRPTLSRRFIPEKGTPEYDEMVKSPQKAYLRTITPKYQTLVDLSVIEILSRHASDEVYLGERDSKFWTSDSRAVQAFQKFGSKLTEIEGKIIERNKDSSLKNRYGPIQLPYNLLLRSSEEGLTFRGIPNSISI